The Microbulbifer sp. YPW1 genome contains a region encoding:
- a CDS encoding cytochrome ubiquinol oxidase subunit I, with protein MIDETVVDLSRLQFALTALYHFLFVPLTLGLSFILAIMESCYVLTGKAIYKDMTKFWGKLFGINFALGVTTGLTLEFQFGTNWSYYSHYVGDIFGVPLAIEGLMAFFLESTFIGLFFFGWDRLSKVQHLTCTWLVAIGSNLSALWILIANGWMQYPIGAEFNFETMRMELSSFSDVLFNPVAQVKFVHTVAAGYVTGAMFVLSVSSYYLLRKRDIPFARRSFAIASSFGLASILSVIVLGDESGYTVGDIQKVKLAAIEAEWETQEPPASFTLIAFPNQEGKKNSFQIQIPWALGLIATRSLDEEVTGFDRIIPENEQRIRRGIQAYDLLQKLRAGDTSQETRNAFADMQYDLGYGLLLKRYTENITDATEEQIKQAAEHSIPRVAPLFWTFRIMVGAGFIMLFVFTAAFIQSARHRSAGNRAVLYACLWSLPLPWIAAECGWIVAEYGRQPWSIAEVLPTYMSASSITRGEVLGSLTAIIAFYTALAVAEVYLMLRFTRLGPSSLGTGKYHFELSANKPGAQA; from the coding sequence GTGATCGATGAAACCGTAGTGGATCTGTCCCGCCTGCAGTTCGCGCTGACAGCCCTGTACCACTTTCTGTTTGTACCACTGACGCTTGGCCTGTCGTTTATTCTCGCGATCATGGAGTCCTGTTATGTACTGACGGGCAAGGCCATCTACAAGGACATGACCAAGTTCTGGGGCAAGCTGTTCGGGATCAACTTCGCCCTGGGGGTCACCACCGGCCTGACACTCGAATTCCAGTTCGGCACCAACTGGAGTTATTACTCCCACTATGTCGGCGATATTTTTGGTGTGCCCCTGGCCATCGAGGGCTTGATGGCATTTTTCCTCGAGTCGACGTTTATCGGCCTTTTCTTCTTCGGTTGGGACAGATTGAGCAAGGTGCAGCACCTGACCTGCACCTGGTTGGTGGCCATCGGCTCCAACTTGTCGGCATTGTGGATTCTGATTGCCAATGGCTGGATGCAGTATCCGATCGGTGCGGAATTCAATTTCGAAACCATGCGTATGGAGCTGTCCAGCTTCAGCGATGTGCTGTTCAATCCGGTGGCGCAGGTCAAGTTTGTACATACGGTAGCCGCAGGTTACGTGACCGGCGCCATGTTTGTGCTCAGCGTGTCTTCCTACTATTTGCTGAGGAAAAGGGATATTCCCTTCGCACGGCGCTCCTTTGCGATCGCCTCCAGTTTTGGCCTGGCGTCGATTCTTTCTGTGATCGTGCTCGGGGATGAAAGCGGCTACACCGTCGGCGACATACAGAAGGTCAAGTTGGCAGCCATCGAGGCCGAATGGGAAACCCAGGAGCCCCCAGCCTCGTTTACCCTGATTGCCTTCCCCAATCAGGAGGGAAAGAAAAACAGCTTCCAGATCCAGATCCCCTGGGCACTGGGACTGATTGCCACCCGCTCCCTCGACGAGGAGGTGACGGGTTTTGATCGCATCATTCCGGAAAACGAACAACGTATCCGCCGGGGTATTCAGGCCTATGACCTGCTACAGAAACTGCGCGCCGGGGACACCAGCCAGGAAACCCGCAACGCCTTTGCCGACATGCAGTACGACCTCGGGTACGGCCTGTTGCTGAAACGCTATACAGAAAACATCACCGACGCCACCGAAGAACAGATCAAGCAGGCAGCGGAGCACTCCATTCCCCGGGTAGCCCCCCTGTTCTGGACCTTCCGGATTATGGTCGGGGCCGGGTTTATCATGCTGTTCGTGTTTACCGCCGCCTTCATCCAGTCAGCGCGCCACCGCAGCGCCGGTAATCGCGCAGTGCTTTACGCCTGCCTATGGTCCCTACCGCTACCGTGGATCGCGGCGGAGTGCGGCTGGATTGTGGCCGAGTACGGTCGCCAGCCCTGGTCCATCGCCGAAGTGCTTCCCACCTATATGTCCGCCTCCTCCATTACCCGCGGGGAGGTGCTCGGCAGCCTGACCGCCATTATCGCTTTCTATACCGCGCTGGCCGTGGCCGAGGTATACCTGATGCTGCGCTTCACCCGACTCGGGCCATCCAGCCTCGGGACCGGCAAATACCATTTTGAGCTGTCGGCGAATAAACCCGGGGCCCAGGCCTGA
- a CDS encoding alpha/beta hydrolase, giving the protein MSHKIYRYHNGSQLCWKQALRWLALPVITLVGILLLLPSSVQSAAGYPVDDSFNLHAAFNKARKTYPRISIANVVPDPSTVVQRGVVYRQLGERTLHLDIFRPESAGADARRPAVLLVHGGGWRSGNQTLQEPMAIYLANRGFVTATVEYRLSVEARYPAGVQDVKAALGWLRNHADEYGIDPQRVAILGASSGAQMATLVGVAPGMEVFETAESSGLDRIQAIVNLDGIVSFTTPMALKYENAPHKNPSAAGAWFGGRYQEVPELWRQASPLEYAGVGSPPTLFINSSLPRFHAGRDAYIEKLAAADIPTEVMTHDDSPHPYWLFEPWFTPSAEKVAEFLQRTLK; this is encoded by the coding sequence ATGTCGCACAAGATCTATCGTTATCACAACGGCAGCCAGCTGTGCTGGAAACAGGCACTGCGCTGGTTGGCACTGCCGGTAATCACCCTGGTCGGAATACTGCTATTGCTACCATCCTCAGTGCAGTCCGCAGCCGGTTATCCGGTGGACGATTCATTCAATCTTCACGCCGCCTTTAACAAGGCCCGCAAGACCTATCCCCGGATCAGCATTGCCAATGTGGTACCCGATCCATCTACCGTGGTGCAGAGGGGCGTGGTCTATCGCCAGCTGGGTGAGCGCACTCTGCATCTGGATATTTTCCGTCCCGAGTCTGCCGGGGCTGACGCGCGGCGCCCGGCCGTCTTGCTGGTGCACGGTGGCGGCTGGCGCTCGGGCAACCAGACACTGCAGGAGCCCATGGCGATTTACCTCGCGAACCGCGGTTTCGTAACGGCCACGGTAGAGTACCGCCTGTCAGTGGAGGCCCGTTACCCGGCAGGGGTGCAGGATGTCAAAGCGGCCTTGGGATGGCTGCGCAATCACGCGGACGAATACGGCATCGACCCGCAGCGCGTTGCGATTTTGGGCGCGTCTTCCGGTGCCCAGATGGCCACCCTGGTGGGGGTGGCCCCGGGAATGGAGGTATTTGAAACTGCCGAATCCAGCGGCCTGGACCGAATCCAGGCGATCGTAAACCTGGATGGCATCGTTAGCTTCACTACACCAATGGCACTGAAGTATGAAAATGCGCCACACAAGAACCCGTCAGCGGCGGGTGCCTGGTTTGGTGGACGCTATCAGGAGGTGCCGGAGCTTTGGAGACAGGCTTCACCGCTGGAATATGCCGGTGTGGGCTCGCCGCCCACGCTGTTTATCAACAGCAGTCTGCCGCGCTTTCACGCCGGGCGCGACGCCTATATTGAAAAGCTCGCGGCCGCCGATATCCCCACCGAGGTGATGACCCACGACGACTCTCCGCACCCTTACTGGCTGTTTGAGCCCTGGTTTACCCCTTCCGCTGAAAAGGTGGCGGAATTTCTGCAACGGACGTTGAAATAA
- the cydP gene encoding cytochrome oxidase putative small subunit CydP — MTLSDRRLLIELGAVLIIKLILITLIKIYFFSPPPERAAPDPARFFPEIRPDIEPDEDAPVPASHSAESGHQDKER; from the coding sequence ATGACGCTTTCCGACCGTCGCCTGTTGATCGAACTCGGCGCGGTTCTGATCATCAAGCTCATTCTGATCACCCTGATCAAAATCTATTTCTTCTCTCCGCCCCCGGAGCGTGCAGCGCCTGACCCGGCTCGCTTTTTTCCTGAAATCCGGCCGGACATTGAACCCGACGAAGATGCACCCGTGCCAGCTTCGCACTCCGCCGAATCAGGTCACCAAGACAAGGAGCGTTAA
- a CDS encoding peptidase M42 yields the protein MQQSEQFIDLLKLLVRSPSVVGAEHSFFRVLQRELEERGAQVTWYEGLLVAQGRRPHSAKFSAHIDRHGLICTGPNEFQYAAFVSGRRSDLLGNSVSEKLMTKIVDRFQGVPVTAYEPWSGSYFGSGEIRRAYVCSYRNNLIFEVAGLEHVVAGTPVAFTDRLKISDGILSAQLDNVLTAAHLVHLYSLGFQGTAFFTAQEESGSSWRYLLEWFRRFNGGTEKLIVVDTSPYPDRTSADAQQVVLRRRDANAEFHRVTTEGLAALCESKGISYSFKDTYIEAQNRKALAEGLEPQSLGSTELGRIAAASSGFVQGTTLQIPTTGYHTMEESASLAANSAFSELLFALASEN from the coding sequence ATGCAACAGTCCGAACAGTTTATCGATCTCCTCAAACTACTGGTGCGCAGCCCCAGCGTCGTGGGAGCCGAACATTCCTTTTTCCGGGTATTGCAACGGGAACTGGAAGAGCGCGGCGCCCAGGTGACCTGGTACGAAGGGTTGCTGGTTGCTCAGGGGCGGCGCCCGCACAGTGCCAAATTTTCCGCACATATCGATCGTCACGGTCTGATCTGTACCGGTCCCAACGAGTTCCAGTACGCCGCGTTTGTTTCCGGTCGCCGTTCAGACCTGCTGGGTAACTCCGTATCGGAAAAGCTGATGACGAAAATTGTCGATCGGTTTCAGGGCGTTCCCGTAACCGCCTACGAGCCCTGGTCGGGTTCCTATTTTGGCTCCGGTGAAATCCGGCGGGCCTATGTGTGCAGTTACCGCAACAACCTGATTTTTGAAGTGGCCGGGTTGGAGCACGTCGTCGCCGGCACTCCGGTGGCGTTTACCGATCGCCTGAAAATCAGTGACGGCATTTTAAGTGCGCAACTGGATAACGTGCTCACCGCAGCACACCTGGTGCACCTGTACAGTCTCGGCTTCCAGGGCACCGCATTTTTTACCGCGCAGGAGGAGTCTGGCAGCAGCTGGCGCTATCTGCTGGAGTGGTTCCGTCGCTTCAACGGCGGTACCGAGAAACTTATTGTGGTGGACACCAGTCCCTATCCCGATCGCACCAGCGCCGACGCCCAGCAGGTGGTGCTGCGGCGGCGGGACGCCAATGCGGAGTTTCATCGGGTAACCACCGAGGGGCTGGCTGCCTTGTGCGAATCGAAGGGAATTTCGTACAGCTTCAAAGATACGTATATCGAGGCGCAGAACCGGAAAGCGCTGGCAGAAGGTCTTGAGCCCCAGTCGCTGGGCAGTACCGAGTTGGGGCGAATTGCCGCGGCCTCATCTGGTTTTGTGCAGGGCACCACGTTGCAGATTCCCACCACTGGCTATCACACCATGGAGGAGTCTGCATCACTGGCCGCTAACAGCGCGTTCAGTGAACTGCTGTTTGCCCTGGCCAGTGAGAACTAA